A DNA window from Impatiens glandulifera chromosome 7, dImpGla2.1, whole genome shotgun sequence contains the following coding sequences:
- the LOC124944869 gene encoding uncharacterized mitochondrial protein AtMg00810-like — translation MKDLGPLSYFLGIAVTRHKNCLFLSQTKYAHDIIKKAGMTDCNPASTPVDSKGKMSTQSGIFYGDPISYRSLCGALKYLTFTRPNISYVVQQVCLFMHAPQVAHMNALKRIICYIQGTADYGLQLYKSSITSLISYTDADWDGCPDTGRSISGYCVFLGDNLISWSSKRQHTLSKSSAEVEYRGVANVVSKSCWVRNLLLELRCSVTQETLVYCDNVSAIYLSSNPVQHQRTKHIEMDIHFVREKVQRGESQRLQSSRFDCGGKIDYGNNLYIRYFPDVKMKKMKQDSPYSFMEGQF, via the exons atgaaagatttgggtcCTTTGAGTTATTTCTTAGGCATTGCTGTTACCCGACACAAGAATTGTTTGTTCTTGTCTCAAACGAAATATGCTCATGACATTATTAAGAAAGCAGGTATGACAGATTGTAATCCAGCTTCCACTCCTGTTGATTCTAAAGGAAAGATGAGCACTCAATCCGGCATTTTTTATGGAGATCCTATCTCTTATCGTTCTTTATGTGGGGCGTTAAAGTACTTGACATTCACTCGTCCGAACATTTCTTATGTTGTACAACAAGTTTGCTTGTTTATGCATGCTCCTCAAGTTGCTCACATGAATGCCTTAAAACGAATCATCTGTTATATTCAAGGCACTGCTGATTATGGTTTGCAGTTATACAAATCATCTATTACTTCCCTTATTTCTTATACGGATGCTGATTGGGACGGGTGTCCTGATACTGGTCGATCTATATCAGGTTATTGTGTCTTTCTTGGAGATAATTTGATTTCTTGGTCTTCTAAAAGGCAACATACTTTGTCAAAGTCTAGTGCTGAAGTAGAGTATAGAGGGGTTGCAAATGTCGTCTCGAAATCATGTTGGGTCCGAAACTTATTATTAGAACTCAGATGTTCGGTTACACAGGAAACCTTAGTTTATTGCGATAATGTTAGTGCTATTTACCTCTCTAGTAATCCGGTACAACATCAGCGCACTAAACATATTGAAATGGACATTCACTTCGTTCGTGAGAAAGTCCAACGGGGTGAA TCTCAGCGTTTGCAAAGCTCCCGTTTCGACTGCGGAGGTAAGATAGATTAtggaaataatctttatattag atatttcCCTGATGTaaagatgaaaaagatgaaacaAGATTCTCCCTATTCTTTCATGGAGGgtcaattctaa